The Drechmeria coniospora strain ARSEF 6962 chromosome 02, whole genome shotgun sequence genome has a segment encoding these proteins:
- a CDS encoding aminotransferase, with the protein MAPHRDDSPPVPCAAAGQKASTASHLLFRSFKVAPHMVSSGSGIHLRLADGRSVIDACAGAAVAIIGHGNEEVHEALLEQARKVSYVHTQAYSTPVAEELANFLLDGRPHGLDMAFFVGSGSEAVESAMKLARQYHFERNESRRVHFVSRRQSYHGNSISALSVSSNVARKVPYQGFCYPHVSHVSPPYAYRYKTEAETEDDFTGRLLRELEDEFLRVGPETVIAFVAETVMGATSGCVTAPRGYFRGVRSLCDKYGILLILDEIMCGTGRTGTFFAFEQEEGAIEPDIVTGAKGLGGGYATIAAMYVHERVIRALRRGSDAFNHGHTYQAHPLSCAASLAVQKIVRRDDLIRRCRRMGERLEALLRTELAGCRSVGDIRGRGLFWAVEFVKDRTTRETMDPALSFGGKVYQAAFERGVAVYPGAGTVDGVRGDHVLLAPPFTVTEEELAVVCRVLREAVESQEKLYL; encoded by the coding sequence ATGGCTCCGCACCGAGACGACTCGCCTCCCGTGCCGTGTGCCGCGGCCGGGCAGaaggcatcgacggcgtcgcacCTGCTCTTCCGTTCCTTCAAAGTCGCCCCTCACATGGTCTCGTCCGGCTCGGGCATCCACCTGCGGCTCGCGGACGGACGGAGCGTCATCGACGCCTGCGCCGGTGCCGCtgtcgccatcatcggccaCGGAAACGAGGAGGTGCACGAGGCgctcctcgagcaggcgCGCAAGGTCAGCTACGTGCACACGCAGGCCTACTCGAcgcccgtggccgaggagcttgccaacttcctcctcgacggccgaccgCACGGTCTCGACATGGCATTtttcgtcggcagcggcagcgaggCGGTCGAGTCGGCCATGAAGCTCGCGAGGCAGTACCATTTCGAGAGGAACGAGAGCCGGCGGGTGCATTTCGTCTCGCGCAGGCAGAGCTACCACGGCAATTCGATATCGGCGCTGTCGGTGTCGTCCAACGTGGCGCGAAAGGTGCCGTACCAAGGGTTCTGCTACCCGCATGTCTCCCACGTGTCGCCCCCGTACGCCTACCGGTACAAGACGGaggcggagacggaggaCGACTTCACCGGGCGTCTGCTgcgggagctcgaggacgagttcCTCCGGGTCGGTCCCGAGACGGtcatcgccttcgtcgccgagacGGTCATGGGTGCGACCTCGGGCTGCGTGACGGCGCCGCGGGGATACTTTAGGGGCGTGCGCTCGCTATGCGACAAGTACGGCATCCTGCTGATCCTCGACGAGATCATGTGCGGCACCGGCCGGACCGGCACCTTCTTCGCCttcgagcaggaggagggcgcCATCGAGCCCGACATCGTGACGGGCGCCAAGGGGCTCGGGGGCGGCTACGCGACCATCGCGGCCATGTACGTGCACGAGCGGGTGATACGGGCGCTGCGCCGGGGGTCCGACGCCTTCAACCATGGACACACGTACCAGGCGCACCCCCTCTCGTGCGCGGCCTCGCTCGCGGTGCAGAAGATCGTGCGGCGGGACGACCTCAtccgacgctgccggcggATGGGCGAGCGGCTCGAGGCGCTGCTCCGGACGGAGCTGGCCGGCTGCCGGTCCGTCGGCGACATCCGAGGCCGCGGCCTTTTCTGGGCCGTCGAGTTCGTCAAGGACCGGACGACGCGGGAGACGATGGATCCGGCCCTCTCCTTCGGCGGCAAAGTCTACCAGGCGGCCTTTGAGCGCGGCGTGGCCGTCTACCCCGGGGCCGGgacggtcgacggcgtccggGGCGACCACGTGCTGCTGGCGCCGCCGTTTACggtgacggaggaggagctggccgtcgtctGCCGGGTATTGCGGGAAGCGGTCGAGTCTCAGGAGAAGCTGTATCTGTGA
- a CDS encoding monocarboxylate transporter, with the protein MASQHATSMPSKAAAESSASALPATEREHGSSTPSECLSKEEEEHDALVDSWRGWIVVAASSSSLFMYMGVIYSWGILQAEISMTTSVSLTHLTLVGSLATSFMCSICIFVGKAIRRFGYRKVALTGAVLLGLGELLSSWAVGNLPLLFLTHGMLFGVGGGLTILPCSTAPLKWFIKRRGLATGVVFGGGSLGAAVMGVATNELVRRVGVPWTFRILAILLWAVCLPAACCIRQPRSSASSIPKLQWYRWKDVEFRVMLVGSAIACFPLFIPPYFIPIFARSISHSSMTGIIALSVWNVASTAGRVFAGFAADSFLGPINSLIISLFLCGASALAIWPFSSSIGILSVFAVINGIGCGSFFSLFPTCVGAVFGPHNTMGVLPIMWGSWFFGFFFGTPIASRMYALAGNAADIGEYRPAAYYAGAASMVGMAFIVALRIMRAKTLFARV; encoded by the exons ATGGCGAGCCAGCATGCCACAAGCATGCCcagcaaggcggcggcggagagctCCGCCTCTGCCCTTCCGGCGACGGAGCGCGAACACGGCAGCTCGACACCGTCCGAGTGTCTGtccaaggaggaggaggagcacgacgccctcgtcgacagcTGGCGCGGCTGGATCGTCGTCGCAGCCTCCTCGAGTTCgctgttcatgtacatgggCGTCATCTACTCGTGGGGAATACTGCAGGCGGAAATATCCATGACAACATCCGTATCCTTGACGCacctcaccctcgtcggTTCGCTGGCGACGTCCTTTATGTGCTCGATATGTATATTTGTCGGCAAAGCCATCCGGCGGTTTGGGTACCGCAAGGTAGCCCTGACCGGAGCCGTGCTGTTGGGACTCGGCGAGCTTCTTTCGAGTTGGGCCGTTGGCAACCTGCCTCTCCTTTTCCTCACTCACGGAATGCTCTttggcgtcggcggaggGTTGACAATATTG ccgtgctcgacggcgcccctGAAATGGTTCATCAAGCGTCGGGGGCTTGCAACAGGCGTCGtgttcggcggcggcagcctggGTGCGGCTGTCATGGGAGTCGCGACAAACGAGCTCGTCCGGAGGGTCGGCGTGCCATGGACCTTTCGCATCCTGGCCATTCTCCTGTGGGCTGTCTGTCTTCCCGCGGCCTGCTGCATCCGGCAGCCACGTTCTTCGGCCAGCTCGATTCCCAAGCTGCAATG GTATCGCTGGAAGGACGTCGAGTTCCGCGTCATGCTTGTCGGATCCGCCATCGCCTGCTTCCCTCTCTTCATTCCGCCATACTTCATCCCCATATTCGCTCGCTCCATCAGTCACTCGTCCATGACCGGCATCATCGCACTGTCCGTCTGGAACGTTGCCTCGACCGCCGGCCGCGTCTTTGCCGGGTTTGCCGCCGACTCCTTCCTCGGCCCCATCAACAGCTTGATCATTTCCCTCTTTCTCTGCGGTGCGAGCGCGCTGGCAATCTGGCCCTTTTCCTCCAGCATCGGCATCTTGTCCGTGTTTGCCGTCATCAACGGCATCGGATGCGGCTCCTTCTTCAGCCTCTTTCCCACCTGCGTCGGAGCCGTGTTTGGACCTCACAACACCATGGGTGTGCTTCCCATAATGTGGGGGAGTTGGTTCTTCGGGTTTTTCTTC GGCACGCCCATCGCATCCCGCATGTACGCGCTCGCAGGAAACGCCGCCGACATCGGCGAGTACAGACCGGCAGCGTACTatgccggcgccgcgtcCATGGTGGGCATGGCATTCATCGTTGCACTTCGTATCATGCGTGCCAAGACGCTGTTTGCACGAGTCTAA
- a CDS encoding fungal specific transcription factor — MNDQDSVGPAHNQRRNRNAKYFTTSNESNDNSTRAHHTSIITESRPANESCIMRSSLSCNACRCAKSGLAAVCVLTRPRMSVGKAPRSRRTTPLESARCRDDGHADAARVQGRAPTALREHAGEPVAKAGSGREQESGHDLDAVDHHLANLPGSVLVKAVHVFTNSFPELAVLHLPTLLDELRCGRSPESKALLGAVLAVTKAQLSVLAAPWADGLLGRERYASYVKEALSSFILKPPKIQVVQALLVITLHEWGSRDFHKAWMYCGIAIRIMQALHSLRVAPYPLDLAPEHQHDGVSLAIETRAFWACFIMDCMVNSGTYNPPMLPMSEMAKLKVARPPTAVEFAFGPDTPPRAVGGHHCLAGQTTGMLDVTQSFEILVGGFDIWTQVMTFIFNDGRRAPGMCAPHNCPWVPGSPWSLSRNQLEAWRAGQHRKLHYPDNSVAIHMTLGVGETFVYLNLLYYFSTLMLHREYFPFLPMLESEPRGPVDHPRLEAEAPPGWWEESARLLFGAAESMARILSEASECGVRLMTPFVGFCAFSAGYINIYVFRFPRMNLGRSPDAGACANMCLDYLEEFRHVWKIADGWRASLLYERASNDGQRYRGRTRADFDTLHQSIHEFRVVDRSGEHNREIDGAERAAASTAQAAADAGMTTPPIQGLDTNTLLNQLMAEVSSNLDEQGAWSQWWPPIEQVDSQTGQ, encoded by the exons ATGAACGACCAAGACTCCGTAGGCCCCGCCCACAATCAACGACGGAACCGAAATGCAAAATATTTCACGACGAGCAATGAATCCAATGATAATTCAACAAGGGCCCACCACACCAGCATCATAACCGAAAGCCGACCTGCCAACGAAAGTTGCATCATGCGCTCCAGCCTGTCCTGCAATGCTTGCCG ATGTGCAAAATCAGGCCTCGCTGCCGTCTGCGTTCTGACTCGACCGCGGATGAGCGTCGGCAAGGCACCGCGTAGCAGGCGAACGACGCCGCTCGAGTCGGCTCGTTGCCGCGACGATGGGCACGCCGATGCTGCTCGCGTCCAAGGCCGAGCTCCCACTGCCTTGCGAGAGCATGCAGGGGAGCCGGTGGCCAAGGCGGGGTCAGGAAGGGAGCAAGAGTCCGGCCATGATCTGGACGCCGTGGATCATCACCTCGCAAACCTCCCCGGTAGCGTTCTCGTCAAGGCTGTCCACGTCTTCACGAACAGCTTTCCCGAGCTTGCCGTTTTGCACCTACCGACACTGTTGGACGAGCTTCGATGCGGCCGGTCGCCCGAGAGCAAGGCTCTGCTCGgagccgtcctcgccgtaaCCAAGGCTCAGCTGTCGGTGCTTGCGGCTCCCTGGGCcgacggcctgctcggcAGGGAGCGGTATGCGTCCTACGTCAAGGAGGCGCTCTCCTCCTTCATCTTGAAACCACCCAAGATTCAGGTGGTGCAGGCACTGCTCGTCATCACCTTGCACGAGTGGGGTTCCCGCGACTTTCACAAGGCTTGGATGTACTGCG GCATCGCCATCCGCATCATGCAAGCGCTCCACAGCCTTCGCGTCGCCCCCTACCCCCTTGACCTCGCGCCGGAGCACCAGCACGACGGCGTATCGCTCGCCATCGAGACGCGCGCCTTCTGGGCATGCTTCATCATGGACTGCATGGTGAACTCGGGAACCTACAACCCGCCCATGCTGCCCATGTCGGAGATGGCCAAGCTCAAGGTCGCTCGGCCCCCGACCGCCGTCGAGTTTGCCTTCGGACCCGACACACCTCcccgagccgtcggcgggcaTCATTGTCTCGCGGGTCAGACGACGGGCATGCTCGACGTGACACAGAGCTTCGAGATTCTCGTCGGCGGATTCGACATATGGACCCAAGTCATGACCTTCATCTTCAACGACGGACGCCGCGCCCCGGGCATGTGCGCGCCCCACAACTGCCCGTGGGTGCCCGGCTCGCCCTGGTCGCTGTCGAGGAATCAGCTTGAGGCTTGGAGGGCCGGCCAGCATCGAAAGCTGCACTACCCGGACAACTCGGTCGCCATACACATgacgctcggcgtcggggaaACCTTTGTCTACCTCAACCTCCTATACTACTTCAG CACCCTGATGCTGCATCGTGAATATTTCCCCTTCCTCCCGATGCTCGAGTCCGAGCCCCGAGGGCCCGTGGACCACCCTCGGCTCGAGGCAGAAGCACCACCGGGCTGGTGGGAGGAGAGCGCCCGGCTCCTgttcggcgccgccgagagcATGGCGAGAATCTTGAGCGAGGCGTCCGAGTGCGGCGTCCGGCTCATGACGCCCTTTGTGGGCTTCTgcgccttctcggccggGTACATCAACATCTACGTCTTTCGCTTCCCTCGCATGAACTTGGGTCGCAGCCCGGATGCGGGAGCATGCGCAAATATGTGCCTGGACTATCTCGAGGAGTTCCGACACGTCTGGAAGATTGCCGACGGCTGG CGCGCATCGCTGCTGTATGAGCGTGCCTCCAACGATGGACAGCGGTACCGGGGCAGGACGCGCGCCGACTTCGACACCCTCCACCAATCCATCCACGAGTTCCGCGTCGTTGACAGATCCGGTGAGCACAATCGAGAAattgacggcgccgagcggGCAGCCGCCTCCACTGCGCaggccgcggccgacgccgggaTGACGACACCTCCGATTCAGGGGCTCGACACCAACACCCTTCTGAACCAGCTGATGGCAGAGGTCAGCagcaacctcgacgagcaaggcGCGTGGTCGCAATGGTGGCCGCCAATTGAGCAGGTTGATTCGCAGACGGGGCAGTGA